From the Lathyrus oleraceus cultivar Zhongwan6 chromosome 4, CAAS_Psat_ZW6_1.0, whole genome shotgun sequence genome, one window contains:
- the LOC127137835 gene encoding uncharacterized protein LOC127137835 gives MARMSALLGVPQSHRHPPRDWIRENQGVTFEEDPTINQIPQNQPPLEMQIRHDDMAADNNLATMVERIMVRNGINFGLRRPNYTSPLSEYILQTETPPRTKIPKFTKFSGDTTELTIEHVARYLTEVGDISNNENLRIKCFPSSLTKNAFTWFTTLPQNLIHTWNQLKRMFHEQLYMGQTKISLK, from the exons ATGGCGCGAATGTCTGCCTTATTGGGTGTACCACAGTCTCATCGACACCCTCCGAGGGATTGGATAAGGGAAAACCAAGGGGTAACCTTCGAAGAAGACCCTACTATTAACCAAATTCCACAAAATCAACCGCCACTAGAGATG CAGATTCGACATGATGATATGGCAGCAGATAACAATCTGGCAACCATGGTTGAAAGGATTATGGTTCGAAATGGGATAAACTTTGGCCTTCGGAGGCCAAATTATACATCACCTTTGTCGGAATATATCCTACAGACAGAAACACCCCCTAGAacaaaaatccccaaattcacTAAGTTTTCTGGGGATACTACTGAATTAACTATCGAACATGTGGCTAGATATTTAACAGAGGTAGGAGACATTTCAAACAACGAAAACCTTAGGATAAAATGTTTCCCAAGTTCTCTCACAAAGAATGCCTTCACGTGGTTTACCACATTGCCACAAAATTTGATTCATACTTGGAATCAGTTAAAAAGAATGTTCCATGAGCAGCtttacatgggacaaacaaaGATAAGTCTGAAGTAA